The Patescibacteria group bacterium genome window below encodes:
- a CDS encoding FISUMP domain-containing protein, which produces MLNRNLNTRLYSSKAFTTQYNKTAKAFTLIELLVVIAIIGILSTLVIVALGNSRAGARDAKRLNDLKAMANALELYYADNNSYPEADNFSPGATFEAGGVVYMGKVPNNPTPHTDGGCPDNDYTYTQIESGQSYIISTCLGTPADNSPYPSSTAVSYSPSGMFQCGQNMEDLRDNKTYQTVQIGNQCWMKENLAYLPSVSPSTAGDASIPYYYVYNYQGTDVQAAKVTANYTTHGALYNWPAATTACPIGWKLPTDEEFNVLEQYTVATIASTATQYACNTSVTSWPRCADNLNGDQGGTFGVGKSLKKAGQGSGIGAGDDLVGFSAMLSGSRATSSGGIFANMPVYGLFWSAPQSTSTEAWSRLLLSTYSTIYRGALNKASGYTVRCLKDS; this is translated from the coding sequence ATGTTAAATAGAAACTTAAACACTAGATTATACAGCAGCAAAGCCTTTACTACACAATATAATAAAACAGCAAAAGCCTTCACCCTCATTGAACTATTAGTAGTTATAGCCATCATAGGTATATTATCCACTCTAGTAATAGTAGCTCTAGGCAATTCACGAGCAGGTGCCAGAGACGCTAAAAGACTAAATGATCTAAAAGCCATGGCTAATGCTCTAGAGCTATATTATGCAGATAATAACTCATACCCTGAAGCAGATAACTTTTCTCCTGGAGCTACTTTTGAAGCCGGTGGAGTAGTTTATATGGGCAAAGTACCCAATAACCCTACTCCTCATACAGACGGAGGTTGTCCAGATAATGATTATACTTATACTCAAATAGAATCAGGACAAAGTTACATTATCTCAACTTGTCTTGGTACTCCAGCAGATAATTCTCCTTATCCTTCCTCAACTGCTGTTTCATACTCTCCCTCAGGTATGTTTCAATGTGGACAGAACATGGAAGACTTAAGAGATAATAAAACTTATCAAACTGTCCAAATTGGTAACCAATGTTGGATGAAAGAAAACTTAGCTTATCTACCATCAGTTAGTCCATCCACTGCGGGTGACGCTTCAATTCCTTATTACTATGTTTATAATTATCAGGGTACAGATGTTCAGGCAGCTAAAGTCACCGCTAATTACACTACTCATGGGGCTCTCTATAACTGGCCAGCGGCTACCACCGCTTGTCCTATCGGCTGGAAACTTCCTACTGATGAAGAATTTAATGTCTTGGAACAATATACTGTAGCGACGATTGCTAGCACTGCCACCCAATATGCTTGTAATACTTCAGTTACTAGTTGGCCAAGATGTGCGGATAATCTTAATGGAGATCAGGGTGGAACTTTTGGGGTTGGTAAATCTCTAAAGAAAGCTGGACAAGGATCAGGTATTGGAGCTGGCGATGATTTAGTTGGTTTTTCCGCTATGTTATCTGGCTCTCGTGCCACCTCTTCTGGAGGTATTTTTGCTAATATGCCTGTTTACGGCCTTTTTTGGTCAGCCCCGCAGTCTACCTCGACTGAAGCTTGGAGTCGGCTTCTGCTCTCCACTTATTCGACAATCTATCGAGGTGCGCTTAATAAAGCTAGTGGTTATACAGTCCGTTGCCTCAAAGATTCTTAA
- a CDS encoding lamin tail domain-containing protein, with amino-acid sequence MFYFGEKRPLGRLLGYVALAAIALLIVVPIVRAISPGDLLINRVRITGGPGKTDQDAVVFYNNTNETLDLNGLRLVKRTKNGITDTMIISWSEATLLLPGGIYTWANANNGFAESLGADISSNQTIANDNAIALRFGSNNTGAIIDAVGWGEALNALVEGSAYPINPGANQWLERINYQDTNNNSLDFHIINEENNEEEESENEENEEEQEEENEQENQEEENEQSNNEEESNNNNGLTDIVINEFVSDPPSGQDEWIELYNITQEPVNLTDWTIEDGSGAKTKLTGLIGAEENNRYYIINKPKGALNNSGDIIILRNQLNQIIDQVTYGDWNDGLVEDNAPAAGKGFSTARQEDGFKASSDKESFFLTSTPTKNGPNLITKINEGEKTGGYDYTKDIVISEIFPNPIGIDSELPGQEFIELYNRGETTVNLNGWRLDIGGIFTYEFKQGQTIKARDYLTINSSVGFNLNNSGATIKLHQPLRSTALHTVSYKETAEGFSYAMVNEGGEQVNLSWQWTMIQTPNKRNVFITPPTAGFNWSGIIEDGEIITFDSSDTISGGGKLSYVWNFGDGSISEEKHPEHVYVKAGNYTVILTVGTEYGVSMISKKINIAKGQNHTGGPDTQNLNLTGPTSLRLSEIFPNPKGADGDKEWLELKNIGEQTVNLLGWSISTKNKQGQSFNENLEIAPGAYFVLTSQYLPIPLGNANETITLRYGQEIIDSVSYSNAPEEQSYIIIGSGWTWTKTPTPGKANALSTTADPKTTTKNGQNLMTGTVVALPGSFSVQYFHFKPDTAKEIYQVYNSKKLFPEMSIGDRISITGTLSETQVGPRIKTSDLKDIIKIGQGDIIQPQEENSQSIQNPPHPKLVIFNGEVAAKKSPRLTLIDEQGEVEVYLTKGSGLTVGGFKVGDKLSVTGLTIPEGDKIRLTPRNKEDIKRPDSQDAINNTVENDELQKNLLAQTRDNKKKMIQYIIIGIIMTSGLAGYLLWKKQTEENIKNN; translated from the coding sequence GCCATTTCACCCGGCGATCTCTTAATTAACCGAGTACGCATTACCGGAGGGCCTGGTAAAACAGATCAGGATGCGGTGGTTTTTTATAATAACACTAACGAAACCTTGGATTTAAATGGCCTTAGATTGGTTAAACGAACCAAAAACGGTATAACCGACACAATGATTATTAGCTGGAGCGAAGCGACGCTGCTTTTACCGGGTGGTATCTACACTTGGGCAAATGCCAATAACGGTTTTGCCGAATCGCTAGGGGCAGATATTTCTTCAAATCAGACCATTGCCAATGATAATGCCATAGCTCTGCGCTTTGGCTCCAATAACACCGGTGCGATTATTGACGCTGTCGGTTGGGGAGAAGCTTTAAACGCCTTAGTTGAGGGCTCAGCTTACCCCATCAACCCGGGAGCTAACCAATGGCTAGAGAGAATAAACTATCAAGACACAAACAACAACAGCCTAGATTTTCATATTATTAATGAAGAAAATAACGAGGAAGAGGAGAGTGAAAATGAAGAAAATGAGGAGGAGCAAGAAGAAGAAAATGAGCAAGAAAATCAAGAAGAAGAAAATGAGCAAAGCAACAACGAAGAAGAGTCTAATAATAATAACGGACTAACAGATATTGTTATTAACGAGTTTGTCTCCGATCCGCCAAGTGGACAAGATGAGTGGATTGAACTTTATAACATTACACAAGAGCCTGTTAACTTAACAGACTGGACGATTGAAGACGGCTCTGGTGCTAAAACAAAACTTACCGGTCTAATCGGTGCGGAAGAAAATAATCGTTATTATATTATTAATAAACCAAAAGGTGCTCTTAACAATAGTGGAGATATTATTATTTTACGTAATCAACTTAACCAGATAATTGATCAGGTTACTTATGGAGACTGGAATGACGGCCTAGTAGAAGACAACGCTCCGGCAGCTGGTAAAGGTTTTAGTACAGCCAGGCAAGAAGATGGCTTTAAGGCTTCTTCAGATAAAGAAAGTTTTTTTCTAACCTCAACCCCCACCAAAAACGGCCCTAACCTTATAACCAAAATAAACGAAGGAGAAAAAACTGGAGGCTATGACTACACAAAGGATATAGTAATCAGCGAAATATTCCCTAACCCGATAGGTATAGACAGTGAGCTACCTGGACAAGAGTTTATTGAACTATATAACAGAGGAGAAACAACTGTTAACTTAAACGGCTGGCGACTAGACATCGGCGGAATCTTTACCTATGAATTTAAGCAAGGACAAACCATTAAAGCCAGAGATTATTTAACCATTAACTCAAGCGTTGGATTTAATTTAAATAACTCAGGAGCCACCATTAAACTTCATCAACCCTTGAGATCTACCGCCCTACACACTGTCTCATATAAAGAAACAGCTGAAGGTTTTAGTTATGCTATGGTAAACGAAGGCGGGGAACAAGTAAACCTAAGCTGGCAGTGGACTATGATTCAAACTCCCAACAAAAGAAATGTCTTTATCACTCCCCCAACCGCCGGCTTTAATTGGTCTGGGATTATTGAAGATGGAGAAATAATTACTTTCGATAGCTCAGACACTATCTCTGGTGGAGGAAAATTATCTTATGTCTGGAACTTCGGAGACGGTAGTATTAGTGAAGAAAAACATCCTGAACATGTCTATGTTAAAGCTGGTAATTATACGGTAATTTTAACAGTTGGGACAGAATATGGAGTGTCCATGATTAGTAAAAAAATTAATATAGCCAAAGGGCAAAACCATACTGGAGGACCTGATACGCAAAATCTTAACTTAACCGGTCCAACCTCTCTGCGTTTAAGTGAAATATTTCCCAACCCCAAGGGGGCGGATGGAGATAAAGAATGGTTGGAATTAAAAAATATTGGAGAACAAACAGTTAACCTCTTAGGTTGGTCTATCTCAACTAAAAACAAACAAGGACAAAGTTTTAACGAAAATCTGGAGATAGCTCCTGGTGCTTATTTTGTCTTAACCTCGCAATATCTACCCATCCCCTTGGGTAATGCCAATGAAACAATAACTTTAAGATACGGGCAAGAGATTATAGACAGTGTTTCATATAGTAATGCCCCAGAAGAACAATCTTACATAATTATCGGTTCAGGCTGGACTTGGACTAAAACGCCAACCCCGGGAAAAGCTAATGCCCTAAGCACGACTGCAGACCCTAAGACGACCACCAAAAACGGCCAAAATCTCATGACTGGCACAGTAGTGGCCCTACCAGGTTCTTTTAGTGTCCAGTACTTTCATTTTAAGCCGGATACCGCTAAGGAAATCTATCAGGTATATAATTCAAAAAAGCTTTTCCCTGAAATGTCTATTGGAGATAGGATATCAATAACCGGAACATTATCTGAAACACAAGTTGGCCCAAGAATTAAAACCTCGGATCTAAAAGATATTATCAAGATCGGACAAGGAGACATCATACAACCACAAGAAGAAAATTCACAAAGCATACAAAACCCTCCTCATCCAAAATTGGTAATCTTTAATGGAGAAGTAGCGGCCAAGAAAAGTCCAAGACTCACTTTAATCGATGAACAAGGCGAGGTGGAGGTTTATCTAACCAAGGGTAGTGGTTTAACTGTTGGGGGATTTAAAGTGGGAGATAAATTATCTGTTACAGGATTAACCATACCCGAAGGAGATAAAATAAGGCTTACTCCAAGAAATAAGGAAGATATAAAAAGACCAGATAGCCAAGATGCTATAAATAATACTGTAGAAAATGATGAACTACAAAAAAATCTACTAGCTCAAACCAGAGATAACAAGAAAAAAATGATTCAATACATTATTATTGGAATAATCATGACCAGTGGATTGGCAGGATATCTACTCTGGAAAAAACAAACCGAAGAGAATATTAAGAATAACTAA
- a CDS encoding DUF378 domain-containing protein — MNLNRLAQVLLIIGGLNWLLVGLFTGWDLASFLTEAVARVIYILVGLSALYALFTWGKKD; from the coding sequence ATGAATTTAAATAGACTAGCCCAAGTCCTATTGATTATCGGAGGTCTTAACTGGCTTCTAGTTGGACTTTTTACCGGCTGGGATCTTGCAAGCTTTCTAACCGAAGCTGTAGCTAGAGTAATCTACATCCTAGTAGGTTTGTCGGCCCTTTACGCTCTGTTTACTTGGGGTAAAAAAGATTAG
- a CDS encoding DNA translocase FtsK 4TM domain-containing protein — MARRRKKKSSPLDYIAFSGLTSLSPEAKKSLWTVLLLALGLISLLSLFGLGGEVGLYFVKIMTWLSGWGKWLIPFLLFLSAWFVYQKDTYEITAFNYLGMFIFLWSFQGLLHIFIEVEQWSSSLESGVGGGRLGWSLAALVIHFFDFWVGLIAIMTLFVIGLILMFNTNLSTLFKKGAWPAKILLAPFGLFRRRLDNDKDEESEDDEEEIEDEQPEIEELDEKQSLDDSFSLRSLRDIISPRQAAIEKGKGEKVNEGRWKPSHVSIDLPLDLLDSRNSKPTAGDIKSNTEIIKSTLEKFGIPVEMGDVSVGPTVTQYTLKPDEGIKLSRITALNNDLSMSLAAHPVRIEAPIPGKSLVGIEVPNRTVATVGLREILEAKEFKTRSNNLMMALGKDVSGEVWLDSVSKMPHLLVAGATGSGKSVMLNTIIVTLLYQNNPDDLRFIMVDPKRVELTVYNGLPHLLTPVITEVSKTINALKWCLNEMDRRFETLAAAHKRDIAGYNQNAKEKMPYIVFIIDELADLMVVAAKDMEAGIVRLSQMARAVGIHLVLATQRPSVNVITGTIKANMSARIAFSVTSGIDSRTILDSLGAEKLLGRGDMLFSNTSLTKPKRIQGALISDKEIKKIVDYIKERSGEPSYISEIVERQKVKGMAGVGIDGGSDDDDELFQEAKELIINSGKASASYLQRRLSIGYARAARLLDLLEESGIIGPSNGAKAREIMVSKEEYEAIVDQGVAGARLHDQASFKAPDNYLEDDEESNEDEEDEEEDEEEDKEDEEQEEEEKEISIKKADVEINEDDSQFEDDQEEEEVEEVEDEQPEEDDLEDLEQEVDNNKTKNKGKDSSNNSPDFNKYYSR; from the coding sequence ATGGCCAGACGTCGTAAGAAAAAAAGCAGTCCGCTAGATTATATAGCCTTTTCCGGGTTAACCTCTTTAAGTCCTGAAGCTAAAAAGAGCCTCTGGACAGTCTTGTTATTGGCTTTGGGTTTAATCTCTCTTTTAAGTCTTTTTGGTCTTGGGGGTGAGGTTGGTCTTTATTTTGTTAAAATAATGACTTGGTTATCTGGATGGGGTAAGTGGCTTATCCCTTTTCTTTTGTTTTTATCTGCCTGGTTTGTTTACCAAAAAGATACCTACGAGATTACCGCCTTTAACTATCTTGGTATGTTTATTTTCCTTTGGTCTTTCCAAGGTTTATTGCATATCTTTATTGAAGTAGAACAATGGTCTAGTTCTTTGGAAAGCGGTGTTGGTGGGGGAAGATTGGGTTGGTCTTTAGCTGCACTGGTTATTCATTTTTTTGATTTTTGGGTTGGTTTAATCGCTATTATGACTTTGTTTGTTATAGGTTTAATTTTAATGTTCAATACCAATCTATCTACACTCTTTAAGAAAGGTGCTTGGCCGGCTAAAATACTTTTAGCGCCCTTCGGTCTTTTTAGAAGACGCTTAGATAATGACAAAGATGAAGAATCCGAAGATGATGAGGAAGAGATTGAAGATGAACAGCCAGAAATTGAAGAATTAGATGAGAAACAAAGCTTAGATGATTCTTTTAGTTTACGTAGTTTAAGAGATATTATTTCTCCCAGACAAGCGGCGATTGAAAAAGGTAAGGGCGAGAAAGTTAACGAAGGTCGTTGGAAGCCTTCGCATGTTTCCATAGACTTACCTTTAGATCTTTTAGATAGCCGAAACTCTAAACCAACAGCTGGAGATATAAAAAGCAACACTGAGATAATTAAAAGTACTTTAGAGAAGTTTGGTATTCCAGTGGAGATGGGAGATGTTAGTGTTGGTCCAACTGTTACCCAATATACTCTTAAGCCTGATGAAGGAATTAAATTATCAAGGATTACCGCCCTAAACAATGACCTTTCCATGTCCTTAGCCGCCCACCCCGTCCGTATTGAAGCCCCTATTCCGGGTAAGTCTTTAGTTGGTATAGAGGTGCCCAATCGCACAGTGGCGACTGTCGGTTTAAGAGAAATTCTTGAAGCTAAAGAGTTTAAGACTCGTTCCAATAATTTAATGATGGCTCTTGGTAAAGACGTGTCCGGCGAGGTTTGGCTTGATAGTGTTTCTAAAATGCCTCATTTATTGGTAGCTGGTGCCACAGGTTCTGGTAAGTCGGTGATGTTAAATACTATTATAGTAACTCTCCTTTACCAAAATAACCCAGATGATTTAAGGTTTATCATGGTTGACCCTAAAAGAGTGGAATTAACCGTCTATAACGGTCTACCTCATCTTTTAACTCCGGTTATTACTGAAGTTTCAAAAACCATTAACGCCTTAAAGTGGTGTCTTAATGAAATGGACAGGCGTTTTGAAACTTTAGCAGCAGCTCATAAAAGAGATATTGCCGGTTATAATCAGAATGCCAAAGAGAAGATGCCCTACATTGTTTTTATTATAGACGAGTTAGCAGATCTAATGGTAGTAGCCGCTAAAGACATGGAAGCTGGCATCGTTCGTTTATCTCAGATGGCCAGAGCTGTGGGTATTCATTTGGTTTTAGCTACTCAAAGACCCAGCGTTAATGTTATTACTGGTACGATTAAAGCTAACATGTCGGCTCGTATCGCCTTTTCGGTAACTTCGGGTATTGATTCCAGAACTATTCTAGACTCTTTAGGTGCAGAAAAACTTCTAGGTAGAGGAGATATGCTTTTTTCCAACACTTCATTAACTAAACCCAAACGTATCCAGGGTGCTTTAATTAGTGATAAAGAAATTAAAAAGATAGTTGATTACATTAAAGAAAGATCTGGTGAACCTTCATATATTAGCGAAATTGTTGAAAGACAAAAAGTTAAAGGAATGGCCGGTGTTGGTATTGATGGTGGCTCTGACGATGACGATGAATTATTCCAAGAAGCCAAAGAGCTAATTATTAACTCAGGTAAAGCTTCAGCTTCATATCTGCAAAGAAGGTTATCTATTGGTTATGCTCGCGCGGCTAGACTTTTGGACTTACTAGAAGAGTCCGGTATTATTGGGCCATCTAATGGTGCTAAAGCCAGAGAGATAATGGTTAGTAAGGAGGAGTATGAAGCCATAGTAGATCAAGGGGTAGCCGGTGCTAGACTCCATGACCAGGCAAGTTTTAAAGCGCCGGATAACTACTTAGAAGATGATGAAGAATCTAATGAAGACGAGGAAGACGAAGAAGAGGATGAAGAAGAGGATAAAGAAGATGAAGAACAAGAAGAGGAAGAGAAAGAAATTAGTATTAAAAAAGCTGACGTAGAAATAAATGAAGATGACTCTCAATTTGAAGATGATCAAGAAGAAGAGGAAGTTGAAGAGGTTGAGGATGAACAGCCAGAAGAAGATGATTTAGAAGATCTAGAGCAAGAAGTAGATAATAACAAGACTAAAAACAAAGGAAAGGACTCATCTAATAATTCTCCTGATTTTAATAAATACTATTCCAGATAG